The Panthera tigris isolate Pti1 chromosome A1, P.tigris_Pti1_mat1.1, whole genome shotgun sequence region AGCTGTTGGATGACCTTCATTTCCCCGAGTTTTGAAAGTTGTTATTCAAAACAACTGTGCTTTTACAAAAGTTAAaatgccttggggcgcctgggtggctcagtctgttaagcgtccaattcttgatttcgtctcaggtcttagtctcgcggtttgtgagttcaagccccaggtcgggctccgtgctggtggcagaggctgcttgggattctctctctccctctctctctgcccctccccccacttgcattctctctctctctctcccctctcaggaccaataaacttaaaaaagttaaaaatacccTCTACCTAAAATACCCTTGCTACTTGTTCTATGGTCAAAGCGTTAACTGTTTCCTCGAGTCCAACCTCCTCCGTGAGGCTTCCTTCTCGTCCGGGGGCTCGTCTCTCATCCACTCCCCCCTCTAACGCACACACACGGTGGCATCCACATAATGCCTGCACTGCTCGTGTTCAGTGTCCTCTCCTAGGGCACTTAGAATATTGGAACACACTCACCTTTTCCTTCCACCAAACTCTCTGTGGAGTCCTTGAGGGCAAGGCTcatgttttattcatgtttatagTTCCATcactcagcacagcacctgacttAATCTGGATGCTAATAAATATTGAACAACTTTCGAGTTTCCCTTCTTTCCACGTTCAATTACTGCacacttctttttaagtttcaacGCTGTTCTTATTCTTTACGTTAATGATCTCAAAGTAGAGACAAATTGACTGTTAGAGACTCAGGAAACCACTTTGGTTTTCAGATGTGTATGACAGAGCTAGTGACACAAACCGATTTTAAAAGCCTGCAGTAGAAACAAATGCCTTACATTCTTTGGAGGaatatgctaaataaataaaatggggttcACTTGGAGAAACCGTTTGACAATTTTTTATGAAGTTAGAGATACACCCACCTTACGGTCAAGCAACGTTAAATCTAGGTATTTCCCCCCAAAGACATTAAAACATATTCACAAAACGTTTACGACAGTTTTATTCATAGTATCAAAAAATTGCAAACATCCCACTTTCCCTCTAGAAAAGAATGTCTACATAATTTGTAGTATATTCACACAGCGGAATACTACTTAGTAATGAAAAAGGAATTGCACTATTGGTCCAGATGACGTGATGCAATCTTGAAAACACTGAGCTGAACAAAAGAAGATAAGTAAGAGTGCAGACTGTAGGGCgccatttatgtgaaatttcagaataggcaaaactaCTCTATAATTGTAGAAATCAGGATGTCAGATGgttgtggtggggaggagggttaGCTGGAAAGGATCATCAGGGAATTTTCCACAGGGATGGCAATGGTCTATACCTTTGTCGTAAATACTGGTtgtaaagttataaaaattagtCAAAAAACCCTCCACGTATACACTTAGATGTGTGCATTTtagtgtatgtattttaaaaaaatctctcagtctctctctctgatgtatacacacatatacgtacatTATACTGGGGTTCAATTACTTATTATTCAAGACAGTCAAGAACAATATACAAAGTCTAAAGTGGTGGGCCACACCAAGAACACATTAATTCTGGATTTGttgtactattatttttatcttcttaattaTGATTTTCTTAGGCTAAAAGTAATATGATTTTGGTTACACTTAGCCTGGACCAACTGATGAGTGACGTAAAAGACTGTGCTAAAAAACAACTGCCGCCTtccaattatattttttcctatgacaaaaatctttaaaatctctaaaaaagatttttaaagagttaCCTCAAATAGAAGCACAGTAATAGCCAATACTTTGGTCACAGCATCTGGATTTGTCCTATAATTTAAACACCTTACTAAATTCCTAACTATGCAGATGCTAATGCTTAGGAAgcaaaaaagatgagaaagaatgagccATGGGAAAGGCAAAGGGGAAGAGTGTGCATAAAACCCCTGAGGCTAGAAAGCCCTGGTCCGGGTTAGGGAACCACAGAAGGATACAAATGAGCCGGGGGGTGGAAACCAAGTGACCCTGAGAAGATAACCCAGAACTGGTTTATACAGGACCTTGTAAACCAAGGTAAGGAGTatagattttattctaagagcaACAGAAAGCCTTTGGAGGACTTTAAGCAAGGTTATGACACAATTGagtttacatttctaaaagatcattctggctgctATGTAGAAAATGGACAGAgcagaagcaagagagaaaaaagtgacCTTAATGGGGCCATTGCTAGTCTGGGGGAGAGATtccagtggtggtggtggagatggGAGGTAGGCCATCCGGAGATATATTTTACAGGtattactggaaaaaaatatgctgACGGATGGGAtatggtggggggaggaaaacttaaaaatgaaactgaGGTTTCTGGCTTATGCCACTTACTGACATGGGAAATACTGCACTGAAAACAGGTTTAGGGATGGAAAGGTAAGTTTTATTTTGGACACATTAACTTTGAGATGCCAAAATGTATCCAAGAAGAGATGTCAGGCTGAATAGTTTTGAGGAGagtcttgaatttaaaaaaataaatgtggtagTAAGCAGGATAGAGAcgaaatttaaaattataggtATACGTGGATTTCCCCAAGAAGAGGgtgtagaaagagaagagaagggaaccaGTTCCACGTCTTGAAGAAGTCTTTTAgaggacaggaagaaaaagaaaaccagcaaagcaGGCGGTGGATTGGTCAGAAAGGGTAGTGTTTCAAGGAGGGAGCGGCCAAAGCTTGTCAGAGATTAAGAAAaccatgaacatagaatatcttttgGTTTTGGCAACGTGGAAGCAGTCTGAAGAGCATGATTGGGGCAGAAGTCAGATCAAACTGGAAACAGAATGGGATGTAAGGAAGAGGTCATAATGATCGCGTATTAGGTTAAATCATAGGACATTGCTGAACTCTGACAGTTTCTGATgtacaaaaacagtaatttcaCATGATTCTTTTCTAAGGAGCTTGATGGAAGAACATAGAAGGGAAGATGAGGTCAAGTAGGGCCcggaaggagaggggaaagaccAAAGCGTGTTTGTACATTGATAAAAATGAAGCAACTGTCAGCTGAAAAAGGGTGAAGTTTCGAAAGGGACGGAAGATTTGGTTACTGAaggaaaaaacatgaaataatctTCACAGAGAGTAGGTACGTAAATTAACTGAACTGCAGTGGCGATGTTAGGCACCACTTGAGAGCGGTTGACCATGAATTTGTGGCACAGGCTAAAGGCTCCAATGCCTACAGGGGCCAAGACAAGTGAACCTGAAGCAGGCTAAGTGGACACGAAACTCAAGAATATATATCCCGTCTCAAGGGGGTGGCCACTGGACTGCTGCCACCAACACTGTCAATCCTATGTTGTCACATCCCCTGATCTAAGAGGAGCCAGAAATCTTGGTTTTTATGTaacatatcttaatttaaaaaacactctaTGAGCCACCGGGGTGgctcgtcagttaagcatctgacttaggctcaggtcacgatctcccggttcatgagtttgagtcccacatcgggtgagttcaagctccacttgtcgctccacactctcagtgcgtgggattctctctccctgcccctctctgcccctcgctcaccatgccctctttctctctaaaaaacaaaacaacatggggcgcctgggtggctccgtcggttgagcgtccgacttcggctcaggtcacgatctcgcggtctttgagttcgagcctcgcgtcgggctctgggctgatggctcggagcctggagcctgcttccgattctgtgtctccctctctctctgcccctcccccgttcatgctctgtctctctctgtctcaaaaataaataaacgttaaaaacaaaacaacaacaacaaaaccactcTATGTGTTGAAGAAAACAGGTTGCATTTATCCAAGGTGGTACATTTTTTAGGAGAGTGATACGGAAGACTGATTTGAGTTAGTTGAGATAGAGTGACCGTAACAATGAACTACTAAAAATGAAGCTGGATAAAGAATATAGAGACCAAAGGAGGGTATAATAGTTACAGTGAAGGTAGTGGACCAGTTTTGTACATTGTTGAGTTTCTGGGGgggagggttttttgtttattttagagagacatggggcttgatcccatgaccctgggatcatgacctgagccaaaatcaagagtcggatgctcaaccaagccaccaggtgtcccaaattTTGTACAGTGTTGTCAACTGAAGGCCACGGTTTATTCAGACTTCCTTAATTTTTacctaatattatttttctgttaggATCCCATCCAGGAAACCACATCACATGTAATTACCACGTCTCCTTATGCTGTGGCAGTTTTTCAGACTACCCTTGTTTTTTACGAGCTTGACAGTTTGAGGAATGCTGggcagatattttgtagaatgtcccaaTAGCAGAATTTGTCTGATCCTTTTCTCatgattgtattatttttatgatgttttttctaaaaataatctaAGCAACAAAAATCTTAACctgcttgaatttaaataatgttaTTCCATTGATTTTGAAATTTGACTTACAACCCCGATGCATCTggactttgtaatttttaaaaactgcataggcttcaaaattttgaatttataCATTCTGTCTGTAGTCTCTTGCCTTGAGCTCACTTGCTCAAGAACTTAAGGAATCAGGAGACAGTCTAtcgaatcctttttttttttttttaatgcttatttatttttgagagagagagagagagagagagagagtgtgagtgggtgagggacagacagacacacagaatctgagagagacagagttatcagtgggggaggagcagagagagagagagagggagacacagaatcccaagcaggctccaggctctgagcggtcagcacagagcccaacgcggggcctggaacccactaaccacaagatcctgacctgagccaagtcggatgcttaacccactgagccacccaggcgcccgcaaaACCCTTTCTTGTACTACTTTCCAGTTCTTTTCCTACTGGACGTAAAAATTCTAAGTTCGATTTTTACCCCCTTTTATTTCTTGAGTACTTCcaacacatatgcatatatacctaAGCAACATACGGTAGCTTTACATGTTTTAAGATCGTATGTATATAAATTGTCATGCTGTATACTTTCTACATCTTCCTCTTCTGGCCTCATATTTCTGGGTTTAGCACTGATTTACTGGCATATAATATTCTCTCATATGAGCATCCCATTCATGTATTTGTTctcaccggggggggggggttctaatCTTTTGCTTCTACTCAGTGCTGTTACGCATTCTTGCCTACATGTCAAAGGTTCTGTAAGATACAAACTTAGAAGCAGAATGCCAGGATACAGTATTTGAAAATTTGCGGTTTTACTTCATTCTGACAAAGTGCTTCCCAAAATGGATGTAACATTTACGCACCTACCAGCAAGAACGTGGTTATGTCGTGACTCATAGAGGAAAAAGAacttttgaaagacacaaactggATAATATGCTTTCCTCATTGTAATCTGCCCTCTGTGCTCACGTAATCATTTCTGCAAACAAACATACGACTGCTAGGAGCCCCGCAAAAGGCTTAAACTCCGTCAGGCCAGCCTCTCCCCGGCGCCCGGAGACGCCAATACACGCCCACTTCCGGCGTAAGCTCAACGTAAAGGCGAACGTCGGCACGCGTAGGACGTCGGCGCCCTGTTTGACGTCCTTGAAGGCCCCTTTCCGGGCTGTCTGGAAAGATCCAAGTGTCAGCTTGTGTAGgtctatttcctctttttcacaaaaaagaaaaatattctaagggTTCCCTTGTTCTCTGAGAAGATCCCTTTCCCCGGAAGAGTGGCTTTCGGCTGGCGTTTCTTTCAGGCAGTGCCGCGGGCAGCCCGTAGGCCCTTGTAAGGCGCGCGCTGCAGCCCCGCCTCCTTCCTTTCGGCCGGAACCGCCATCTTCCAGGTAAGGCCTGCGCGTGGCTCCCGGTGCCGCTCACCCCCCAGACCTGAGTCCTGACCCTGTGACCGCTCCGCCCGTGCAGTGAGGCCTTAAAGGGACTGGTTAGACTGTTCGGGGCCCACCGGCCTGGGCGGTGGAGCCATGTCCAATCAGACCGGGAGCGGCGTGCGCCGGGTCTGGGCCGGGGGGCTGAGGACCGGACCGCGAGGCCGGGGCCCTGCGGGGGGAGAGGCTCCAGAGAAGCGAAGTCGAGATACAGGGGGGAGGCGACTCGGGTCAGTTTAGGGAATCGTTGGTTTTTCTTGGGCCCCCGCGGCTTTAGACTCCGTACTCTGGGCCTTCGGACAGGCTTTGTGGGGCCGCGTGGCCCAGGCAGGCCGTTGGAACCCAGTGTGGAGTTTTGGCCCCTAATGTGCAACCTAAACTTGAAATGAGTGGGGCGGGGACTTACGGTCGTTTGGGACGGGTTTAAAACGGGCTTAAAGTCAGGAGCTTTAACCTCCAAGGAGGCCCCGGGGTGTGTGTGAAAGCCCGGGCCTGTGGTCCGAGAAAAGAGTGGATGCCCGCTTCGTCGCCTCGCAGGATGTGAACCCCAGACTCCTCGGCGTTAGTGCTTGTGAAATTATCCCGGCTGTTACAGATTTTAGGCCCAAATCGCATTTGGACAAACGGAAAGTGCGTTCAGGTTGCCGCAGGTATTTTGTTAAGGCCGGGGCAGCCGGTGAAAGGATTCCCGAATAGTTGTGTGTCTCATATAgactcttgggggggggggggtggagttaGTGAATTACCACTTAATCTTAggttttttggggaggggggttctAGTTTGTAAATTTTAGCTACCAGAGCTGAGCAAACCGCAGGTGGCGCGCAGGTTGGTGCTTTTGGAGACTAAAGAAAGCATCACTATTCCCTACATCAAGTATCATTTTCAAAAGCGTGTGTTGGGTGATTTCTTACTGGGGAAAATGGATCTGGTGAAAGAATGGTTTCTGGAGTCCGAAATTACTTCCATTATCGAGTCTGCCACTTTGTGACCGGGGGAAGTGATTTGGACCTGCAGAGCGTCCCTTGTATATATGATGAACTTCACGCTTTTGTATGCGCTGGGTACAAATGTAGAAAATTTGAGGATTCACGCAGGGTAGCTGGCACTTCATAGATGCTTAGTTATGTTTTTAACCCCGCTTTGGCGGGTCGGGTGAAACATTGTGTCCCTTTGCGTCTCAAGTTACACGAAGAAGGTGCTTTGGAGTCACTTTTCTTTTAAGGAGTGTTCATAAGTTAAGGGATTTATGTTAGGGTCTCATCAAGTTAAGCCTGACTTCCATATATTTTGCCTTGTGGTTGGAGTAGTTCCCAGCGATGGGAGTTCTGCTCTCCAGCGACCTGAAGCATAAAAGCCATTGTTTCAACCTTTTGGGGAACAGTGAAAGATGCAATTTGAAATGCCTATTTGTGAATTCTTAGATAGCGATAAATTAACTACCACTTAATATTAAACACATACACTAGAAGTTGCTCggtggggccgcctgggtggctcagctggttgggcgtccaacttcgactcaggtcataatctcagggttcggATTCggaccccacgtcaggctctgtgctgacagctcggagcctgcagcctgctccagattctgcccctcccccattcgcacctgcaagctccctctctctcaaaatgttaaaaaaaagttgctgagTGCTTTGTAGACATGACCCTGTGTAAGAGATACGGGGTCACAAAAAATTATCTCAAGAGAAGGGGTTTAATCCACCACTTAAAAATGTAGGGTTGAGTTGTTTTGCTCTCCAACGGTAAATTACTGTCCAGTTAGTAATTCCAGTGCCTTTGGCATTCTCAGATGGGTTCTACAGAAGCGGGGTagaagttttgttttatgttctaaCAGGGAAAGTACTGGTGTGGGTTCCAAAATTCAGGTCTTCGTAGCTTTAGCGTTAATAGCACTTAGGCAGTTTGCGTGAAGATCCTACATGCCAAAATGATGGGGTTTTATCCTTTATGGGAAATAATTGGTGAGTcaacttagatttttttgttgtaaAGCAAGCATTTGAAATTTACGGGGTttgattgggtttttttttgtttaaaaagacaaTTACCAATTTTGCGGTTTTGTTTGATGTTTTATACTTACTGTTTTCAGTAATTCGCCAAAATGAccaacacaaagggaaagaggagaggtacTCGCTATATGTTCTCTAGGCCTTTTAGAAAACATGGTAAGTAGACACTTCCTTCTTGAGAGCAAACacagtatatattcatataatgtgtttttaataaatggtgttaatTAACCAGCATCTACCTAACTTGTTCTTTGTagtaaataaaaagcataaatttcatatagttgttttttgtcaacaagattttaaaaatacaactgtcAAAGATAAGAGTATGTTGAAAGCTAGTAagcttacatgtattttttagtCTGGACTTTTTAATCTTGATACTAACTATACTGATTTTTTGGGGGACAGGAGTTGTTCCTTTGGCAACATACATGCGAATCTACAAGAAAGGTGATATTGTGGACATCAAGGTAAATTCTAAAATTGGGTAAATAACCTACAGAACAACATTAGAAGCTAGAAAAGTGTAATACTGAAATTCAGATGCTAGTGTATATTGTATTTTACCTGTTGACTTTTTATTCTCCTAAATGGGAAATTTTTGGCCTAAATAAGAGCTCATAAGTGTGGAATGGCTAATTTAACTTCCAGAAACCAGAGTTTTTAAAGTGCTATTCTTGAATCTGAAAACTTTCTTACTACTTGTTTGTTAACAGGTAGTGGAAAAATCAGGTGTTTTAAGGTGGAAAGGAATAATACGTTAGTACAGAATTTAATTGTTGATGAAGATGGagattgctattttttaaaaaacggtgAAAGTTATGTTCTTTTGTAATGGGTAAATGAATCCTGGTACTCTAGAGCTTAATGATGATTGTCTTTTTGATTGCTTAAAGCAATGTGAAAAACCCATTTCACCGGCTCTGAAAGCTCTTGAGttgccatttaaaagaaaaattctaagagTGTCTTAGTTACTTTAGTAAGAGTCAGGAtgtaaaaagaagggaaaattgcTGGCATAACTTTGATCTCCTTTTAACAGGGAATGGGCACTGTTCAAAAAGGAATGCCCCACAAATGTTACCACGGCAAAACTGGAAGAGTCTACAATGTTACCCAGCATGCTGTTGGCATTGTTGTCAACAAACAAGTTAAGTAAGTAATGTCTGGTTTCTTTCTAGCTGATTAGTATTCCCTCATACCCCCGTTTCACTTTGCCAATTGGACTTGTGTCTTTATTGGTCATTCAAGTGGGGCAAAGGAAATATCCTTTCAAAACTCAAGCAAACTGGGTGTTTGTCTTGTATCCTGTCAGAGGAAACAAATTGAACTAGACCTAATGAAAAATGTTCATTAGAACTCGGTGTTAAGCAACTCTGGTGTTCAGAGTATAAAAGGATGTGTAACACGATGTAAATCTAGTTAGCGATTTGGTTTTGCTTATTTAGTATTGGAAGGTCTGTCACCTCATTAAGAGAAAGCTTACAAATGGGGGGTGTTTGCCTCAGCGCCTCTTCCAGTACGATCAATAAATGATTGTAAGTTAGCTGTACCTTGCTGTTTAATCCTATTTGTTGGTAAAAGGTTCGTGGTTGATTTATTTTAAGTggattgtggtttttttgtttattttggggagagagcacatgacaacaggggagggactgagagagcgGGAAtcccaggctccacgctgtcagcacagagcccagtgtgggccttgaTCTCCCAAATCAGGATATCGTggcaagagtgggacacttaactgactgagccacccaggtgcccttaatgtttgttttttctttttttttaataaatgaaattggcAGAAGTGCTTTTGGACTTTGTTACATTTTTGCTGGAGCATTTATAGGAATTTCTGTTCTCCAGGGGCAAGATTCTTGCTAAGAGAATTAATGTACGTATCGAGCACATTAAGCACTCAAAGAGCCGAGACAGCTTCCTGAAGCGCgtgaaggaaaatgatcagaaaaagaaggaagccaaggagaaaggtaCTTGGGTTCAACTGAAGCGCCAGGTGAGTGCTTGGCAGATGGCTTCTTGGTATTGATCTTGGGAATTTTAAAACTTGCTCAgtggtcattttcttttatatgaaaGTTAATGAATTGactatgttacttttttttggtTCTAGAGTACTTTGAAATTGATGATTGTAGTTTACATGATtgttcccttgccttttttttttttttaatagcctgcCCCACCCAGAGAAGCACACTTTGTGAGAACCAATGGAAAGGAGCCTGAGCTGTTGGAACCCATTCCCTATGAATTCATGGCgtgagaaatgtaaaaaaaataaaagacatcaagaCTGtacaaatgtttcttttaattgagTAGCAGCGTGGTATTGTCTTCCCCAAAGAAGTATTTAAAGCAAACTTTATATCCGAATTCACTGGGGGATGGCTTTATtcaaattttgtgggttttgaggcacctggatgactcagttaagcatcctactttggatcaggtcatgatcttgcagtccatgagtttgagccccgtgtcaggctctgtgctgacagctcagagcctggatcctgctttggattctgtgtctccctctctctctgccctcccctgcttgtgctctctctagagtctcaaaaacaaacgttaaaatatgatggggtttttgtttttgctgaaagATGTGGTTTATTGTACAATATACTCCATTGATTAGGAACTGCCAGATAGTACCtataacatattttatagtaGTTTGAAAATAGTTCCTCTaaatcactaagaaaaaagatttttttaaaaacaaatgaaaggttATCTGTTGAGATTGCATTTAAGCACGGAAAGTTGAGTACTTGTAATTGTATTAAGTCATAAGTAGCTATGTTTTAAGGATAAAGAACTTCCGTTTGAAGCCCATTACTTAAAAAGATTGTTTAAAGCATTCTGGTTCCCACTAAATTGTTTTCCCTGTCATTTCCTGTTAAGTGTTTTTCTATATGGTGTTAGGAAAAATTTGT contains the following coding sequences:
- the RPL21 gene encoding 60S ribosomal protein L21 encodes the protein MTNTKGKRRGTRYMFSRPFRKHGVVPLATYMRIYKKGDIVDIKGMGTVQKGMPHKCYHGKTGRVYNVTQHAVGIVVNKQVKGKILAKRINVRIEHIKHSKSRDSFLKRVKENDQKKKEAKEKGTWVQLKRQPAPPREAHFVRTNGKEPELLEPIPYEFMA